AGAGAAACATATGCTGCAATCCAATCCACAGGCTGAAAGTTTCTTTATAACCTGAGCATAATCCATATGATCACCTCTTATTAAGATAAAGACTTTTTATTTTTCCATTTGTTTCATTCTTGAAACTCTTTCTTTGATTGATTGATCATGCTCTTCTTCAGAAATATTAGGATCTCTCAGGTTAGCATACTTTTTACAGGGAAGTTCAGGACATTGGCCACAATGAGAATATCTCTTTTCCATCACCGAGCATTGATATAGAGGGCATATTTTATCCGGAAAAGCCTCTTGTGCCCAGAAGGTAGATCCTCTAACAGCTTGACAGCCTGCACAATGGCTATTGAAATATTCACATTGGTCACATAATAATCCGCAAACGGATAAAACTTGAGTCATATTCGCTCCTCCTTAAAAAATAATTGTCAATTTTTTATATCTGTCTATTTAAAAATCTTCTTGCATAGCATTAACGCCTTTTTCCTGGTGGCATCTCTGGGATTATTTTTTTGCTTTTCAATGAAGGGTATTATTTTTCTTTTATCTGGTATCAAGCCCTTCAGCTTATTAAAAGCAATTAATGTTTTACCAATGGCAATATTGGTACATCCCGGTGTTTCAAGACGATAGTCTTCTATTTTAAGCAGTTCATTCATAATTCTATCTGAATGTTCTGATTTGTTCTTGGCGATTTCGGTCAGTGCCAGAATTGTATTATTAACTGTAATTAGCTTTCCACGTCTTAAAAAATCCAACAAACGAGGAAGAATGAAGCTAATCTTATCTTCCCGGTCTGCCTTGGACAGGTTTCCGATAACCCGGATCGCTGTCCATTTTATTATATTGTTTGAGCTATCAAGCAGTTCAATGAAAAAATCAATGTCCGGATAAAGTTGGCCAGGTTTCTCTTGGGAAACAATAATGGATTGTTTAGCACAGGTATATTTAATCCTGGGATTCGTTGATGAAAAATCATTGAGATTAATTTCTTCCATCATTTATTCTCCCCTTCTTATCTTTAGATAATATTTTTTCTTCCTGGCGATATCATCCAATATAGAATGAAGGTATCTGGATTTACCTTTTATATCCAGTCCAATAGATTTTTGCTTTGCCTCTGCTAATGCCTGTTCCAGCTCTCCGATCTCCAGAATAGTAGCTGCAATACAATAATAGCTTTTAGAACGTCCTTCATTAAACTTTGCCAACATCTCTCTTAATGATTGCTCTCTCTTTTTCTGGACCTTCTCAAACGCTATAATACCTATTTCACAAATCAATGCAATGTCATCTTCTAATTTTTGGTAGCATTTGAATGAATCTACCTTTTTCCCCGCATTTCGGTGATTTTTCCATCTTTCGCAGAAACTGCTATCAGCGCAATCCCAGCAAAATTCAAGTCCCTTTCTCTTAATGGCACAGGCAATAAAAGGGCATCCCACTTTTATCCTGCCATCACTTTTACATCCCGGACAGCGGCTTTCGGTATTCATGTGATAATGCGGGCAAAGTCGGCAGGATAGACCGCATATGCCAATCTCTCGATACTTTATTTCCATAAACTACTTCCACACAATCTCTAAAATTTAATCAGACAATGGTTTCCAAGCTAAACTATCAGCCTGAATACATATTGACAACTAGTAAAATAAGTCGTATTAGGTGCAGTCCTTGATGCTTTGATTTTTAAAGATATAAAAATTTGATTAATTATATTATATCTCTGGGGACAATTAAATATGACCATATAGCCATATACAAGGAATTAACCTGTATTTCACTTTTTTAGAATACCCTTTATAGCCTTCCAACTCCTTAAGTAAGGTTTTATCCTCCAATATAGTACGAATGATGAATATTATCATAACAAGAAAGGACATCAGTAAAGCGTAAATTGAACCTAAAGTCAGTGGTGTAGCTATCGCCATTACTATATAACCGACATAGCCGGGATGCCGTACATACCTGTATGGTCCTTCTGCTGCTATGCTGTGACCTCGCTCATCCTGAATACGGACCATGGTAGAAAAGAATTTATTTGATACCATTGACCAGGTGAAGAGCATCGACCCTAAAAATACAGCAATAATGCCAAGAATATGAATACTATAATGCAAATAGGGGCTCCAGCTAAACCGATAATCCAATCCAGAAAGAACATAGATTCCCAAGATTGGAACAATATTTATGCTCATCAATATTTTATCCCATTTTTTAACATTTTTCTTTTCTCTTCCTCTTTCTTCAATCACTTCCCTGGGCAGTACAGTATAATTAATCACTAAAATAAATATTCCGATGACGATAAAAATCCAAGCCCAATTCCAGCTCAGTGTCCCGGCAGAAACAAAAAGGATAATGCTCTGTATTAAAAGTGTTAGAAATACCTGTGCCATTCTTCTTACAATATCCATATTCATTTTTTGTCTCCTTTTATTTCTGAAAATCCATCCTTATCAAAAAAATTATTCACTTCTCTTGATGATATAAAAAACTCTGTTACCTAT
The nucleotide sequence above comes from Atribacterota bacterium. Encoded proteins:
- a CDS encoding DUF3795 domain-containing protein — translated: MTQVLSVCGLLCDQCEYFNSHCAGCQAVRGSTFWAQEAFPDKICPLYQCSVMEKRYSHCGQCPELPCKKYANLRDPNISEEEHDQSIKERVSRMKQMEK
- a CDS encoding isoprenylcysteine carboxylmethyltransferase family protein, which translates into the protein MNMDIVRRMAQVFLTLLIQSIILFVSAGTLSWNWAWIFIVIGIFILVINYTVLPREVIEERGREKKNVKKWDKILMSINIVPILGIYVLSGLDYRFSWSPYLHYSIHILGIIAVFLGSMLFTWSMVSNKFFSTMVRIQDERGHSIAAEGPYRYVRHPGYVGYIVMAIATPLTLGSIYALLMSFLVMIIFIIRTILEDKTLLKELEGYKGYSKKVKYRLIPCIWLYGHI
- a CDS encoding DUF3795 domain-containing protein, with the protein product MEIKYREIGICGLSCRLCPHYHMNTESRCPGCKSDGRIKVGCPFIACAIKRKGLEFCWDCADSSFCERWKNHRNAGKKVDSFKCYQKLEDDIALICEIGIIAFEKVQKKREQSLREMLAKFNEGRSKSYYCIAATILEIGELEQALAEAKQKSIGLDIKGKSRYLHSILDDIARKKKYYLKIRRGE